From a single Nocardioides panacis genomic region:
- a CDS encoding metallophosphoesterase, which yields MASPPHPALRTAARVAALAALSGSTALAYAAVVEVRWFALRRATLPVLPPGHGPLRVLHVSDLHLSPSQGRKRAWVKTLAELEPDLVVNTGDNLAHPDSVPAVLDALGDLLDVPGVFVFGSNDYFAPSARNPVRYLLPDRGQRNTHTPKLPYGDLRDGFEQRGWVDLTNRRDRLTVKGTTFAFAGVDDPHLEYDDLVSVAGPADPTADVRMGVTHAPYLRVLDQYAADGYETVLAGHTHGGQVCLPGRALVTNCDLDAGRAKGLHRHPAHAPEGTPGASWLHVSAGLGTSPYAPVRFCCRPEATLLTLTAGPGFVGA from the coding sequence ATGGCGAGCCCCCCGCACCCCGCGCTCCGCACCGCCGCCCGGGTCGCCGCCCTGGCGGCTCTGAGCGGCTCCACCGCCCTGGCGTACGCCGCCGTCGTCGAGGTGCGGTGGTTCGCCCTGCGGCGGGCCACGCTGCCGGTCCTGCCGCCCGGCCACGGGCCGCTGCGGGTCCTGCACGTCTCGGACCTGCACCTGAGCCCGAGCCAGGGCCGCAAGCGGGCCTGGGTCAAGACGCTCGCCGAGCTCGAGCCGGACCTGGTGGTGAACACCGGGGACAACCTGGCGCACCCGGACTCGGTGCCCGCGGTGTTGGACGCCCTCGGCGACCTGCTCGACGTGCCGGGCGTCTTCGTGTTCGGCTCCAACGACTACTTCGCGCCGTCCGCGCGCAACCCGGTGCGCTACCTGCTGCCCGACCGGGGCCAGCGCAACACGCACACCCCCAAGCTGCCCTACGGCGACCTCCGCGACGGCTTCGAGCAGCGCGGCTGGGTCGACCTCACCAACCGGCGCGACCGGCTGACGGTCAAGGGCACGACCTTCGCCTTCGCCGGCGTCGACGACCCGCACCTGGAGTACGACGACCTCGTCAGCGTCGCGGGACCCGCCGACCCCACCGCCGACGTGCGCATGGGCGTGACGCACGCGCCGTACCTCCGGGTGCTCGACCAGTACGCCGCCGACGGCTATGAGACGGTGCTGGCCGGCCACACGCACGGCGGCCAGGTCTGCCTGCCGGGCCGGGCCCTGGTGACCAACTGCGACCTCGACGCGGGTCGCGCCAAGGGCCTGCACCGGCACCCGGCGCACGCCCCCGAGGGCACCCCCGGTGCCTCCTGGCTGCACGTCTCGGCCGGGCTGGGCACCTCGCCGTACGCACCCGTGCGGTTCTGCTGCCGGCCCGAGGCGACCCTGCTGACGCTCACCGCAGGTCCCGGTTTCGTGGGCGCCTGA
- a CDS encoding GatB/YqeY domain-containing protein, protein MSDLKDRLRTDLTTSIKARDSLRSSTLRMVLSAITNAEVAGKEHKELTDDDVVGVLSTEAKKRREAATAFEDAGRADSAAKERAEADVIVEYLPAQLSEAEISELVTATIASLGVAGDGMRAMGKVMGALQPQVKGRADGGAVSTEVRRQLAGS, encoded by the coding sequence GTGAGTGACCTCAAGGACCGCCTCCGCACCGACCTGACCACCTCCATCAAGGCACGCGACAGCCTGCGCTCGTCGACGCTGCGGATGGTGCTCTCGGCGATCACCAACGCCGAGGTGGCCGGCAAGGAGCACAAGGAGCTCACCGACGACGACGTCGTGGGCGTGCTCAGCACCGAGGCCAAGAAGCGTCGCGAGGCGGCCACCGCGTTCGAGGACGCCGGCCGCGCCGACAGCGCCGCCAAGGAGCGCGCCGAGGCGGACGTGATCGTGGAGTACCTCCCGGCTCAGCTCAGCGAGGCCGAGATCTCCGAGCTGGTCACCGCGACCATCGCCTCGCTCGGCGTCGCCGGGGACGGCATGCGGGCGATGGGCAAGGTCATGGGCGCGCTCCAGCCCCAGGTGAAGGGTCGCGCCGACGGCGGTGCGGTCTCCACGGAGGTACGTCGCCAGCTCGCCGGCTCCTGA